In the genome of Paenibacillus pabuli, one region contains:
- a CDS encoding metal-dependent hydrolase: MLNITYHGHSSVQLGTEEKSLIIDPFLRGNELAVTKPEDIKTDAVLLTHAHMDHILDAEPIAKANQAKVVAIVELATYMSWKGLDTIGMNMGGTVDLGFAQAKMIQAFHTSGIVLEEEQRIMYAGLPAGYIINIGGKTILHAGDTSLFGDMKMIGDRHDIDVAILPIGGHFTMGPEDALQAAEWFNAKLTIPVHYDTFPVIRQDAEKFVEQLASKGLEGRVLAPGQSITL, from the coding sequence TTGCTGAATATTACTTACCACGGACACTCCAGTGTACAACTGGGCACAGAAGAGAAGTCGTTAATCATTGATCCTTTCCTGCGTGGCAATGAGCTTGCTGTCACCAAACCGGAAGACATCAAGACCGATGCCGTGTTGCTGACACATGCACATATGGATCACATTCTGGATGCTGAGCCGATTGCCAAGGCTAATCAAGCCAAAGTGGTCGCAATTGTGGAACTGGCTACATACATGTCATGGAAAGGTCTGGATACGATAGGCATGAACATGGGTGGAACGGTGGATCTTGGCTTTGCCCAAGCCAAAATGATTCAGGCTTTCCATACATCCGGGATCGTGCTGGAAGAGGAACAACGAATCATGTATGCAGGATTGCCTGCGGGATACATTATTAACATTGGTGGCAAAACCATTTTGCATGCCGGTGATACGAGCCTGTTCGGTGATATGAAAATGATTGGTGATCGCCATGATATCGATGTAGCTATCCTGCCTATTGGCGGCCATTTCACCATGGGACCGGAAGATGCGCTGCAAGCGGCGGAATGGTTTAATGCCAAGCTGACAATTCCGGTGCATTATGATACGTTCCCGGTAATCCGTCAGGATGCCGAGAAGTTTGTGGAGCAGCTTGCTTCCAAAGGTCTGGAAGGCCGTGTGCTGGCACCGGGACAATCCATTACTCTGTAA
- a CDS encoding VanZ family protein, with amino-acid sequence MLVIVGCMAVLYMLIMGNLLFVSGRTPGVNYQYNLVPFETIKPLLFERNRYHTETWVKNLFGNIVLFIPLGVWIPWLFRRFQRFLPFTGVVVLLLFAVEVTQLISRVGSFDVDDIILNTAGAWIGYIGFALFIFLQRRTRN; translated from the coding sequence ATGCTTGTTATCGTTGGTTGCATGGCAGTATTGTACATGTTGATTATGGGTAACTTGCTCTTTGTCAGCGGGAGAACACCTGGCGTGAATTATCAATATAATTTGGTACCCTTTGAAACAATCAAGCCTCTTCTTTTTGAAAGGAACAGATACCATACCGAAACCTGGGTGAAAAACCTGTTTGGGAACATTGTTTTGTTCATACCTCTAGGGGTATGGATTCCCTGGTTATTTCGCAGATTCCAAAGGTTTTTACCATTTACAGGGGTTGTCGTCCTACTTTTGTTTGCTGTTGAGGTTACACAATTGATTAGCCGTGTTGGTTCGTTTGATGTCGATGACATTATTTTGAATACGGCGGGTGCCTGGATTGGATACATAGGATTCGCCTTATTCATATTTTTACAGAGAAGGACTCGAAATTAA
- the glgD gene encoding glucose-1-phosphate adenylyltransferase subunit GlgD, whose amino-acid sequence MKPLIGVINLDHELEELKELTYFRCGAAVPYAGRYRLIDFVLSNMMNAGIESIGVFVRRKYRSLMDHLGDGKPWDLDRKHGGMFILPPDWNDPTDTSQGDLQHFHNNLDFFRRGSGQYVVHAGSRHVTKADLQDVYRYHISKGADVTLVCKKVDQLLPEHDACVKVEDDGNGHVVDIHQSADHPNIYTEIFIMEKELFLHQVQRCIAHGESHFFRDVIQKNPDGLNIAAYAYDGYHAVINSIDSYYRNSLELLNSGLYEQLFKEQPVHTKIKYEAPAKYLDTAEVKHSLLANGCIVGGEVEDSILFRGVQVAKGAKIKGSIIMQKCYIGEGAVLENVILDKDVKLSGGQTLIGDPSNPYILAKSTII is encoded by the coding sequence ATGAAACCATTGATCGGAGTTATTAACCTTGACCATGAACTTGAGGAATTGAAGGAATTGACTTACTTTCGCTGCGGAGCTGCTGTGCCTTATGCAGGGCGTTACCGTCTGATTGATTTTGTATTATCCAATATGATGAATGCTGGCATTGAGAGTATCGGAGTATTTGTCCGCCGCAAGTACCGTTCACTCATGGATCATCTGGGAGACGGTAAGCCGTGGGATCTGGATCGCAAGCATGGCGGGATGTTTATTTTGCCCCCGGACTGGAACGATCCGACCGATACGTCACAAGGGGATTTGCAGCATTTTCACAATAATCTGGATTTCTTTCGCCGGGGTTCAGGACAATATGTAGTCCATGCGGGCAGTCGACACGTAACCAAAGCAGATCTGCAGGACGTGTACAGGTATCATATAAGCAAGGGTGCGGATGTGACATTGGTTTGCAAAAAAGTGGATCAACTGCTGCCTGAGCATGACGCCTGTGTCAAAGTTGAAGATGACGGGAACGGCCATGTGGTGGACATTCACCAAAGCGCCGATCACCCGAATATATATACAGAAATTTTTATTATGGAAAAAGAACTGTTCCTGCACCAGGTGCAGCGCTGCATCGCTCATGGGGAAAGCCATTTCTTTCGTGATGTGATTCAGAAAAACCCGGACGGCTTGAACATTGCTGCGTATGCCTATGATGGATATCATGCCGTGATCAATTCGATCGACAGCTATTATCGCAACAGTCTGGAACTGCTAAACAGCGGACTGTATGAACAGCTGTTCAAGGAACAGCCTGTTCATACCAAAATCAAGTACGAGGCTCCGGCCAAATATTTGGACACCGCTGAGGTGAAGCATTCCTTGCTCGCAAACGGCTGCATTGTGGGTGGGGAAGTGGAGGACAGTATCCTGTTCCGTGGCGTGCAGGTGGCGAAAGGTGCCAAGATTAAAGGCTCCATTATTATGCAAAAATGCTACATCGGAGAAGGCGCTGTGCTGGAGAACGTCATTCTCGACAAAGATGTGAAGCTAAGCGGCGGTCAGACGCTGATCGGCGACCCGTCGAACCCGTATATTCTGGCAAAGAGTACTATTATCTAA
- a CDS encoding glycogen/starch/alpha-glucan phosphorylase gives MFDNKETFKSIFRRNLVSKLGKPIEEATLGDVYHVLGSMIREYAGQDWAASNQGFKQRQDKQVYYFSLEFLIGRLLGNNLLNVNELELVRDSLAELGFSLEEVEEQEADAGLGNGGLGRLAACFLDSLASLGYAGHGCGIRYKYGLFEQKIINGNQVELPDNWLDKGNEWEVRRPDKKVEVQFWGRVEAYEQDGHYQFVTKDAESVVAVPYDVPVIGYGQPHVNTLRLWSAEPKRETSLDTPSNYYGYLDYSRSVESISEFLYPDDSQYEGKLLRLKQQYFMCSAGVQSALRTFNKLELSYDRLPDKVAFHINDTHPTLVIPELMRILIDVKGYGWDEAWDITTRTVSYTNHTTLSEALEKWPVAMISKLLPRIYMIIEEINKRFCGMLLERYPEDTDRIQHLAIIANDQVRMAHLAIVGSHSVNGVAALHTEILKEREMAPFYALYPERFNNKTNGITHRRWLMHANPKLSNLITETIGSEWITEPGRLSELVAVADDASFLQQFRAIKHGNKERLAAYILDHTGTAVNPDSIFDVQVKRLHGYKRQLLNILHVMHLYNRLKSDNSFDIVPRTFIFGAKAAPSYYFAKKIIKLINTVADTINRDTAVKDRLQVFFLENYSVSLAEKIIPAADVSEQISTAGKEASGTGNMKFMMNGALTIGTMDGANVEMAEQVGQDNMFIFGLSADEVLEYYRSGTYRPGEIVQQDERIREVVEQLVHPGPFCERDGEFWDIYDSLLAHGDEYFVLRDFAAYADAHAAIDSAYRDLSGWTRKAVLNTAQSGIFSSDRTISEYATDIWGIHPVSGYWKG, from the coding sequence TTGTTTGACAACAAGGAAACGTTCAAGAGTATTTTTAGACGAAACTTGGTCAGTAAACTGGGCAAACCGATCGAAGAAGCAACGCTGGGAGATGTCTATCACGTGCTTGGCAGTATGATCCGTGAATATGCGGGTCAGGATTGGGCGGCGTCGAATCAGGGGTTTAAGCAGCGCCAGGATAAACAGGTCTATTACTTCTCGCTGGAATTCCTGATTGGACGTCTGCTCGGCAATAACCTGTTAAATGTGAATGAACTGGAACTCGTTCGTGACAGTCTGGCTGAACTGGGCTTTTCTTTGGAAGAGGTGGAAGAACAGGAGGCGGACGCAGGACTCGGCAACGGAGGTCTGGGCAGGCTCGCAGCCTGTTTTCTGGATTCACTGGCATCCCTCGGTTATGCAGGGCATGGATGCGGAATCCGATATAAGTATGGCTTATTTGAGCAAAAAATTATTAACGGCAACCAAGTGGAGTTACCCGATAATTGGCTCGATAAGGGTAACGAATGGGAAGTGCGCCGTCCGGACAAAAAGGTGGAAGTTCAGTTCTGGGGACGTGTGGAAGCCTATGAACAGGATGGACATTACCAATTTGTCACAAAGGATGCTGAATCGGTTGTAGCTGTGCCGTATGATGTGCCTGTAATTGGTTATGGCCAGCCCCACGTAAATACCTTGCGATTGTGGAGTGCGGAGCCCAAGCGGGAGACTTCGCTCGATACCCCTTCGAACTATTACGGATATCTGGATTACAGCCGGTCGGTAGAATCGATCTCGGAGTTCCTGTACCCGGATGATTCCCAATACGAGGGAAAGCTGCTCCGTCTGAAACAGCAATATTTCATGTGTTCGGCAGGTGTACAGAGTGCTTTGCGAACATTTAACAAACTTGAACTTTCGTATGATCGTTTGCCAGATAAAGTGGCTTTCCATATCAACGATACCCATCCAACACTTGTGATCCCCGAACTGATGCGCATTCTAATCGATGTCAAAGGTTATGGATGGGATGAAGCGTGGGATATCACGACCCGCACTGTATCGTATACCAACCATACCACATTGAGTGAGGCACTTGAAAAGTGGCCTGTTGCCATGATCAGCAAGCTGCTGCCACGCATTTACATGATTATTGAAGAGATCAACAAACGCTTCTGCGGCATGCTGCTTGAGCGATATCCTGAAGACACGGATCGTATTCAGCATCTGGCGATTATTGCAAATGATCAGGTACGGATGGCCCATCTGGCAATTGTAGGCAGTCATAGCGTCAACGGTGTTGCGGCATTGCATACCGAGATATTGAAGGAGCGGGAAATGGCTCCTTTCTATGCACTCTACCCGGAGCGCTTCAATAACAAAACCAATGGTATCACTCATCGCCGCTGGTTAATGCATGCCAACCCGAAGCTATCGAATCTGATCACAGAGACGATTGGAAGTGAGTGGATTACGGAGCCGGGCAGATTGAGTGAGTTGGTAGCTGTTGCTGACGATGCCTCGTTCCTGCAGCAATTCCGTGCCATTAAACATGGCAATAAGGAGCGTCTTGCTGCCTATATACTGGATCATACCGGAACGGCTGTGAATCCGGATTCCATTTTTGATGTACAGGTGAAACGACTGCATGGGTACAAACGACAATTGCTGAACATTCTGCATGTTATGCATTTGTATAACCGTCTCAAGAGCGACAATTCATTTGATATCGTGCCACGTACGTTCATTTTTGGCGCCAAGGCAGCGCCGAGCTATTATTTTGCCAAAAAGATTATCAAGCTGATTAATACGGTGGCAGATACGATTAATCGCGATACGGCCGTGAAAGATCGCCTGCAGGTATTTTTCCTTGAAAACTATTCGGTCTCTCTTGCCGAGAAGATCATTCCGGCCGCAGACGTCAGCGAACAGATTTCAACCGCAGGCAAGGAAGCCTCCGGTACCGGAAACATGAAGTTCATGATGAACGGAGCGCTAACTATTGGAACCATGGACGGGGCAAATGTCGAGATGGCAGAACAGGTCGGTCAAGACAATATGTTCATCTTTGGCTTAAGTGCAGACGAAGTGCTTGAATATTACCGTTCCGGCACTTATCGGCCGGGTGAGATTGTACAGCAGGACGAGCGAATTCGTGAGGTAGTTGAGCAGCTGGTACATCCTGGGCCGTTCTGTGAACGTGATGGTGAATTCTGGGATATCTATGACTCCTTGCTGGCACATGGCGATGAGTACTTTGTGTTACGTGACTTTGCTGCCTATGCCGATGCACATGCTGCCATTGATTCGGCATACCGCGATCTATCGGGCTGGACACGCAAGGCAGTGCTGAATACGGCTCAATCCGGCATTTTCTCCAGTGACCGCACTATTAGTGAATATGCGACTGATATCTGGGGCATTCATCCGGTGTCTGGATACTGGAAAGGTTAA
- a CDS encoding glucose-1-phosphate adenylyltransferase encodes MAKKEVVAMLLAGGQGKRLKGLTKSLAKPAVYFGGTYRIIDFPLSNCSNSGIDTVGVLTQYEPLVLHSYIGIGSDWDLDRKNGGVYVLPPHEREDGSNWYRGTADAIYRNLNFIEQFDPEHVLILSGDHIYKMDYEKMLQYHKEKDADCTISVIDVPLEEASRFGLLNTHDDYRIYEFEEKPPEPKSTLASMGIYLFKWDVLKRFLIQDEQQASTSYDFGKDIIPLLLENEKSLYAYPFEGYWKDVGTIRSLWESNMDLLDEETPFNLNDPDWRIYTRNPNQPAQYISPSAKVRNCIISEGSVVHGEVDHSVMFYGIEVGENSSVTDSVIMPRVKIGQNVRIHKAIIAEGLVIPDGVHLSPAPKDESDILLVDQEELERQLLEGMTSKA; translated from the coding sequence ATGGCAAAAAAAGAAGTTGTTGCGATGCTGCTCGCTGGAGGGCAAGGCAAAAGATTAAAGGGATTGACCAAATCACTGGCCAAGCCGGCTGTTTATTTTGGCGGAACCTATCGCATCATTGATTTTCCTCTAAGCAATTGCTCCAATTCCGGCATCGACACGGTCGGTGTATTAACCCAATATGAACCTCTGGTGCTGCATTCCTATATCGGTATTGGCAGTGATTGGGATCTGGACCGCAAAAATGGCGGGGTATATGTTCTTCCTCCTCATGAACGTGAAGACGGCAGCAACTGGTACCGTGGTACGGCGGATGCGATCTACCGTAACCTGAACTTTATCGAACAATTCGATCCTGAGCATGTGCTCATTCTGTCAGGGGATCATATCTATAAAATGGATTATGAGAAAATGCTTCAATATCATAAGGAAAAGGATGCAGACTGCACCATATCGGTCATCGACGTTCCATTGGAAGAAGCCAGCCGGTTTGGGTTGCTCAACACCCACGATGATTATCGCATCTATGAATTCGAAGAAAAACCTCCTGAACCCAAGAGCACGCTTGCTTCTATGGGTATCTATCTCTTCAAGTGGGATGTGCTGAAACGCTTCCTGATCCAGGACGAACAGCAGGCATCCACCTCTTATGATTTTGGCAAAGACATCATTCCCTTGCTGCTTGAAAATGAAAAATCGCTATATGCCTATCCTTTTGAAGGCTATTGGAAAGACGTAGGTACCATTCGCAGTCTATGGGAATCTAATATGGACCTGCTGGATGAAGAGACGCCGTTTAATCTGAACGACCCGGACTGGCGTATATATACCCGGAATCCGAATCAGCCTGCGCAATATATTTCACCATCTGCGAAAGTGCGGAATTGCATCATCAGTGAAGGCAGTGTTGTACATGGTGAGGTTGATCATTCCGTCATGTTCTACGGGATTGAGGTGGGGGAGAACAGCTCCGTAACCGATTCGGTGATCATGCCAAGAGTGAAGATTGGACAAAATGTGCGCATTCATAAGGCTATTATTGCCGAAGGATTAGTGATCCCGGATGGAGTACATCTGTCACCTGCCCCTAAAGATGAAAGTGATATATTACTGGTCGATCAGGAAGAGCTGGAACGTCAGCTTCTCGAGGGAATGACAAGCAAAGCCTAA
- a CDS encoding amidohydrolase family protein yields the protein MAQVKSEDQNFKHIFIAGIEGKRFDISIEDGRFASVTEFVPENDNLALPGTELWISPGVIDLHTHLAWTDFDHADQLKRDSHEVEVMQAQAFAATLRTGVTTARDAGGMLPSTARHLAQHYQHPLRVETSSEMLGAADARGVKHLEQRLNGIFDTGAGWVKIMATGGLGAPTEQVLDPVFSEEEFAFIVRHAHAHHKKVLVHTWGGVTIDWSIQAGVESVEHCMFLAEDQAGRLAESRTAFVPTTSIYRIAADPKGVLALPTVISDRAARAVEAHSTAIGYAKRAGVRFGFGTDYATPSLHGYNLQELDTLIDYGLTRAEAWQSATINAAEILGRGNELGQIAEGYIADAIIFNADPYQTKNADQLRESIVSVIIGAQKP from the coding sequence ATGGCCCAGGTAAAGTCGGAGGATCAAAACTTCAAACATATTTTTATAGCAGGTATTGAAGGCAAACGGTTCGATATCTCGATCGAGGATGGCCGGTTTGCATCTGTTACAGAATTTGTACCGGAGAATGATAACTTAGCGCTTCCGGGTACAGAGTTATGGATAAGTCCCGGAGTGATTGATCTTCATACGCATCTGGCCTGGACAGACTTCGACCATGCGGATCAATTGAAGCGTGACAGTCACGAGGTTGAAGTGATGCAGGCGCAAGCTTTTGCAGCTACCCTCCGGACGGGAGTAACTACGGCTCGTGATGCAGGTGGAATGCTGCCAAGCACCGCTCGCCATCTCGCTCAGCACTATCAACACCCCTTAAGGGTTGAAACCAGCAGTGAAATGCTGGGAGCGGCGGATGCCCGTGGTGTGAAGCATCTGGAACAACGGCTGAACGGAATTTTTGATACAGGTGCGGGATGGGTTAAAATCATGGCGACAGGTGGACTGGGAGCTCCTACGGAACAAGTGCTCGATCCTGTATTTTCAGAAGAAGAGTTCGCGTTCATCGTTCGTCATGCCCATGCCCACCACAAGAAGGTGTTGGTTCATACCTGGGGTGGTGTGACGATTGACTGGTCCATTCAGGCCGGGGTGGAATCTGTGGAGCATTGCATGTTCTTAGCGGAGGATCAGGCCGGCAGACTTGCCGAGTCCCGAACCGCCTTTGTGCCGACCACATCGATATATCGTATTGCCGCAGATCCAAAAGGCGTGCTGGCGCTGCCTACTGTTATCAGTGATCGTGCTGCGCGCGCTGTGGAAGCTCATTCTACAGCCATCGGATATGCCAAAAGAGCAGGAGTGCGTTTCGGCTTCGGGACCGATTACGCCACACCTTCACTGCATGGCTATAATCTGCAAGAGTTGGATACGCTGATCGATTATGGCTTGACCCGGGCGGAGGCGTGGCAATCTGCGACGATCAATGCTGCTGAGATTCTGGGTCGTGGCAACGAATTGGGGCAGATTGCAGAAGGTTATATTGCGGATGCTATTATTTTCAATGCCGATCCGTATCAAACGAAAAATGCCGATCAGCTGCGGGAGAGTATTGTGTCCGTGATTATTGGGGCGCAGAAACCATAA
- a CDS encoding AraC family transcriptional regulator: MDHYTRIQLAIAYLEQHLQDEFNIREASAAASFSAFHFQRLFQAITGFTVLEYVRRRRLTEAACHLRNSSEGILDIALRFGYQSQEAFTRAFTAHWGMTPARLRKLDEQPSSSKMQRSIDFNDYRTRIGGQFHMNTPRLVTLESNWIIGYEFKTNLNDNQHYAEIPGFYHQFGTEQRFMNIPERTRPDIAYGVACRFEDDGAFTFIVGEESAAAAPVLEPGYTSIEIPGGLYAEFTVEGSGQDIRKMIYGSWLPQSNYERREGPDFEVTDVWKSTPEQLDMKIYIPLK; the protein is encoded by the coding sequence ATGGATCATTACACACGAATCCAGCTTGCCATTGCGTACCTGGAGCAGCATTTGCAGGATGAATTTAATATCAGAGAGGCTTCAGCTGCTGCGAGTTTCTCAGCTTTTCATTTCCAGCGTTTGTTTCAGGCAATCACGGGATTTACGGTACTGGAGTATGTCCGCAGACGTAGATTAACGGAAGCGGCATGTCACTTGCGGAACAGCTCGGAAGGTATACTGGATATTGCTCTGAGATTTGGATATCAATCTCAGGAGGCATTCACCCGCGCATTCACAGCTCACTGGGGGATGACACCTGCCAGATTACGTAAGCTGGACGAACAGCCATCTTCGTCGAAGATGCAACGAAGTATTGATTTTAACGATTATCGTACTCGGATCGGAGGACAATTTCATATGAACACACCTCGTCTGGTAACACTGGAATCGAACTGGATTATCGGCTACGAATTCAAGACGAACTTGAATGATAATCAGCATTATGCAGAAATCCCAGGGTTTTATCATCAGTTTGGTACAGAGCAGAGATTTATGAACATCCCTGAAAGGACACGTCCGGATATAGCGTATGGTGTAGCTTGCCGTTTTGAAGATGATGGAGCGTTCACCTTTATTGTGGGGGAGGAAAGCGCGGCAGCTGCTCCAGTTCTGGAACCAGGTTATACATCGATTGAAATTCCTGGCGGTTTATACGCCGAGTTCACGGTGGAAGGATCAGGACAGGATATCCGCAAAATGATTTATGGCAGCTGGCTGCCGCAATCTAACTATGAACGAAGGGAAGGACCGGATTTTGAGGTGACGGATGTATGGAAATCCACACCTGAGCAGCTGGACATGAAGATCTATATCCCTTTAAAATAG
- a CDS encoding glycoside hydrolase family 13 protein yields MVYIVWWKESVVYQIYPNSFKDSDGDGQGDLQGIYDKLDYLTGLGVDVIWICPIYDSPGHDNGYDIRDYYSILRKYGTMEDFDRLLAEAHKRGLKIMMDLVLNHTSDEHAWFAESRSSKVNPKRDYYIWRSGKNGQVPNNWESYFGGSVWKHDPETNEYYLHLYTEHQPDLNWNNAQMAEEMYEMVHWWLQKGVDGFRFDAVAHIAKADGLPSAHNPDNLPVVPAYQLFSNLEQVHSILNKLNDMILKPYGPMTVGETSGLGPEQALAYVGTDRNELNMVFQFEHMFVDAQSSGIGKWNYREWKLPELKEIMSRWQTVLHDRGWNANYMGNHDQPRPVSRFGNDGKYRVRSAQMLATWMLTLEGTPYIYQGEEIGMTNVAFPDIEDYRDVETMNYYRQHISQGRAKHEVMQAIWRKSRDNARTPMQWDDTKHAGFTDGEPWIQVNANYAEINVADAERDPQSILHYYRKLIALRKQHKVLIYGAYELLLPDDPDIYAYTRTLDDEQMLIILNFREHEPEMQWPEGWSDENAKTVISNVSKRYSTDKGAILLQPYEARVYRMQR; encoded by the coding sequence GTGGTCTATATCGTTTGGTGGAAAGAGAGTGTAGTGTACCAGATCTATCCCAACAGCTTCAAAGATTCCGATGGGGACGGTCAGGGTGACTTGCAGGGCATATATGACAAGCTCGATTATTTGACTGGGCTGGGCGTGGATGTAATTTGGATCTGCCCAATTTACGATTCACCTGGTCATGATAACGGATATGACATCCGAGATTATTACTCCATTTTACGCAAGTATGGCACGATGGAGGATTTTGACCGTTTGCTGGCTGAGGCGCACAAGCGTGGCCTCAAGATCATGATGGATCTGGTGCTGAATCATACGTCGGATGAACATGCGTGGTTTGCTGAGTCACGTTCATCGAAAGTAAACCCGAAACGGGATTATTATATTTGGCGTTCAGGTAAAAATGGTCAGGTTCCAAACAACTGGGAGTCCTACTTTGGCGGTTCTGTGTGGAAGCATGATCCGGAGACAAATGAATATTATTTGCATCTCTATACGGAACACCAGCCTGACCTGAATTGGAACAATGCACAGATGGCAGAAGAGATGTATGAAATGGTGCATTGGTGGTTGCAAAAAGGAGTGGATGGTTTTCGTTTCGATGCGGTGGCGCATATCGCCAAGGCAGATGGATTACCCAGCGCACATAATCCCGATAATCTGCCGGTCGTTCCTGCGTACCAGCTTTTTTCCAACCTCGAGCAGGTACATTCGATTCTGAACAAACTGAACGACATGATCCTGAAACCTTACGGTCCGATGACCGTTGGAGAGACTTCCGGGCTTGGACCGGAGCAGGCACTGGCCTATGTGGGGACAGATCGAAATGAGCTCAATATGGTGTTCCAGTTTGAGCATATGTTTGTGGACGCGCAATCATCCGGAATCGGCAAATGGAACTATCGGGAGTGGAAGCTGCCCGAACTGAAAGAAATTATGAGCCGCTGGCAAACCGTACTGCATGACAGAGGCTGGAATGCCAATTACATGGGCAATCATGACCAGCCCCGTCCGGTATCCCGCTTTGGTAATGATGGCAAGTACAGGGTGCGATCTGCCCAGATGCTGGCTACATGGATGCTTACCCTGGAAGGCACGCCTTACATTTATCAAGGGGAAGAAATCGGCATGACCAATGTTGCTTTTCCTGATATTGAGGATTATCGAGATGTTGAAACAATGAATTATTATCGGCAGCATATTAGTCAGGGGCGAGCGAAACATGAAGTCATGCAAGCGATCTGGCGCAAAAGCCGTGATAATGCCCGTACACCGATGCAGTGGGATGATACCAAGCATGCGGGATTCACCGATGGTGAGCCATGGATTCAGGTGAATGCGAATTATGCTGAGATTAATGTGGCGGATGCCGAACGTGATCCTCAGTCCATTTTGCATTATTACCGTAAACTAATCGCACTTCGCAAACAGCATAAAGTACTTATCTATGGGGCATATGAGCTGCTTTTGCCGGATGATCCCGACATCTATGCCTACACCCGGACCCTGGATGATGAGCAGATGCTGATTATTCTGAATTTTCGGGAACATGAGCCCGAGATGCAATGGCCTGAAGGGTGGAGCGATGAGAATGCCAAGACGGTTATCAGCAATGTAAGCAAACGTTATTCCACCGATAAGGGTGCAATTCTTCTTCAGCCTTATGAAGCACGCGTTTATCGAATGCAGCGATAA